Proteins found in one Labrenzia sp. VG12 genomic segment:
- the ruvA gene encoding Holliday junction branch migration protein RuvA, translating into MIGKLKGTVDSYGEDHVILDVHGVGYQVHCPSRILQGLPRAGEAAVLFIETIVREDMIRLYGFSAEAEREWFRILMTVQGVGAKVALGILGILKASEVANAIALGDKAVITRAPGVGKRVAERIVAELKDKAPALATVDQGTIAVSQNVADNVAARPVAEAVSALTNLGYAQAQASAAVAKAMQSAGDEATTETLIRLGLKELAG; encoded by the coding sequence ATGATCGGGAAACTGAAAGGCACCGTCGACAGCTATGGCGAGGACCATGTCATCCTCGACGTGCATGGCGTCGGCTACCAGGTGCATTGCCCGTCCAGGATTCTGCAAGGCCTGCCGCGAGCGGGCGAGGCAGCCGTTCTGTTCATCGAGACGATTGTGCGCGAGGACATGATCCGGCTTTACGGTTTTTCTGCCGAAGCCGAGCGGGAGTGGTTCCGGATCCTGATGACCGTCCAGGGTGTCGGCGCCAAGGTGGCGCTCGGCATTCTCGGCATTCTGAAAGCAAGCGAAGTGGCCAATGCCATTGCGCTTGGCGACAAGGCGGTGATCACGCGGGCGCCGGGGGTCGGCAAGAGGGTGGCAGAACGCATCGTCGCCGAACTGAAGGACAAGGCGCCGGCCCTTGCCACCGTCGACCAGGGCACCATCGCCGTGTCGCAAAATGTCGCCGACAATGTTGCCGCCCGGCCGGTTGCCGAAGCGGTATCAGCCCTGACGAACCTTGGATATGCCCAGGCGCAGGCCAGTGCCGCCGTTGCAAAGGCAATGCAATCTGCCGGTGACGAGGCGACGACGGAGACGCTGATCCGCCTGGGTTTGAAGGAACTGGCCGGATGA
- the ruvC gene encoding crossover junction endodeoxyribonuclease RuvC, protein MTHAIRLLGIDPGLRRTGWGMIEAAGNRLSFIASGTVTSNNKKSLAERLVELHDGLTDVVRRYEPAEAAVEHTFVNKDAGATLKLGQARGIALLVPSLAGLDVAEYAPNLVKKTVVGTGHAEKEQIRAMVKVLMPRATFNTDDAADALAIAICHAQHRASGAARLAAHVARGAA, encoded by the coding sequence ATGACACATGCGATTCGATTGCTGGGCATTGACCCTGGACTGCGCCGGACCGGCTGGGGCATGATTGAGGCAGCCGGCAACCGGCTGTCCTTCATTGCATCCGGCACTGTGACCTCAAACAACAAGAAGAGCCTGGCAGAGCGGCTGGTGGAGTTGCATGACGGGCTTACCGATGTCGTGCGGCGCTATGAGCCGGCGGAAGCTGCCGTCGAGCACACATTCGTCAACAAGGATGCCGGGGCGACGCTGAAACTGGGCCAGGCGCGCGGTATTGCGTTGCTGGTGCCGTCTCTGGCAGGTCTGGATGTTGCCGAATATGCGCCGAACCTGGTCAAGAAGACAGTGGTCGGGACCGGCCACGCCGAAAAGGAACAGATCCGGGCCATGGTGAAGGTCCTGATGCCACGTGCGACCTTCAACACGGACGATGCGGCCGATGCCCTGGCCATTGCGATCTGCCATGCACAGCACCGGGCGAGCGGGGCTGCGCGCCTGGCTGCCCATGTTGCCAGGGGGGCCGCATGA
- a CDS encoding sulfite exporter TauE/SafE family protein has product MFDIFSSYPPQLIAFLAVVLFIAGCVRGFAGFGAGMIFMPVATSVMLPSTAAAAFLVIDGIVALPLIFRVLKLCDWSTVLPAVLGSVIFVQAGAWLLANLDVLPLRWFIFAIVAGLLVLLISGWRYRRKPTRPVSFGAGALAGILGGVSQVSAPPIVAFWLSSAKEPAVVRANLIVFFPLASLGTFVAYTLNGFFTLEVFHLLLMAVPVYALAIYLGSHGFSKADPRLYRKLAYGLIALAALTSMPALDPLFR; this is encoded by the coding sequence ATGTTCGACATCTTCAGTTCCTACCCGCCGCAGCTGATCGCGTTTCTGGCAGTTGTCCTTTTCATCGCCGGATGCGTGCGCGGATTTGCGGGCTTTGGAGCCGGCATGATCTTCATGCCGGTGGCGACCAGCGTCATGCTGCCATCGACCGCCGCAGCAGCCTTTCTGGTGATTGACGGTATCGTCGCCCTGCCGCTGATCTTCCGCGTGCTGAAACTCTGCGACTGGTCAACCGTGCTGCCGGCAGTCCTGGGATCCGTGATCTTCGTGCAGGCAGGCGCCTGGCTTCTTGCCAATCTCGATGTGCTGCCGCTGCGCTGGTTCATCTTCGCGATTGTTGCCGGCCTTCTGGTGCTGCTGATATCCGGCTGGCGGTATCGCAGGAAACCCACCAGACCGGTTTCCTTCGGCGCCGGCGCCCTCGCCGGCATTCTCGGTGGGGTTTCGCAGGTCTCCGCGCCGCCGATCGTGGCGTTCTGGCTCTCAAGCGCGAAGGAACCGGCCGTGGTCCGGGCGAACCTCATTGTCTTCTTCCCGCTTGCCAGCCTCGGCACTTTTGTCGCCTATACCCTGAACGGCTTCTTCACCCTTGAGGTTTTCCACCTGCTGTTGATGGCCGTTCCCGTTTATGCCTTGGCGATCTATCTTGGGTCTCACGGATTTTCAAAAGCCGACCCGCGCCTGTATCGCAAACTGGCCTATGGACTGATTGCGCTGGCCGCCCTGACCAGCATGCCCGCGCTGGACCCGTTATTTCGATAG
- a CDS encoding MazG-like family protein, whose translation MFNIYELTQNDPKTLQERSLKLAEEAGELAQAVLSATGAPGSQYKMHDLADVREEAADAAIVALSVLAQACESKDVFEAELRRLMARKCAKWQEKLSK comes from the coding sequence GTGTTCAACATCTATGAGCTAACGCAGAATGATCCCAAGACGCTTCAGGAACGTTCGCTGAAACTCGCTGAGGAAGCGGGCGAATTGGCGCAGGCAGTCCTTTCGGCGACAGGAGCGCCCGGAAGCCAATACAAGATGCACGATCTCGCAGATGTGCGTGAGGAGGCTGCCGACGCGGCAATCGTCGCGTTGAGCGTTTTGGCTCAGGCTTGTGAAAGCAAGGATGTCTTTGAAGCAGAACTCCGCCGGCTGATGGCTCGGAAATGCGCCAAGTGGCAAGAGAAGCTATCGAAATAA
- a CDS encoding YebC/PmpR family DNA-binding transcriptional regulator has translation MAGHSKFKNIMHRKGRQDAARSKMFSKLSKEITVAAKMGDPDPDSNPRLRLAVQNAKAQSMPKDNIQRAINKSQAGDAESYEEIRYEGYGPAGVAVVVEALTDNRNRSASNIRSYFTKCGGSLGETGSVSFMFDRVGEIVYKPEAGEADAVLEAAIEAGAEDVQSDENGHTIYTAFEDLNEVAKALEDALGEADSTKIIWKPQNLTPVDAEKAQTLFKLIDMLEDDDDVQNVFANFDVDDDTMAALAS, from the coding sequence ATGGCAGGCCATTCAAAATTCAAGAACATCATGCACCGCAAGGGACGCCAGGATGCGGCCCGTTCCAAGATGTTCTCCAAACTGTCCAAGGAAATCACCGTCGCCGCGAAAATGGGCGATCCGGATCCGGATTCCAACCCGCGCCTGCGCCTGGCCGTCCAGAACGCCAAGGCCCAGTCCATGCCGAAGGACAACATCCAGCGTGCGATCAACAAGTCCCAGGCTGGTGACGCGGAGAGCTACGAGGAAATTCGGTACGAGGGTTACGGTCCGGCCGGCGTTGCTGTCGTGGTCGAAGCCCTGACCGACAACCGCAACCGCTCCGCGTCCAACATCCGCTCCTATTTCACCAAATGTGGCGGCTCCCTGGGCGAGACCGGCTCGGTCTCCTTCATGTTCGACCGGGTTGGCGAGATCGTCTACAAGCCGGAAGCCGGCGAGGCCGATGCCGTTCTGGAAGCGGCGATCGAAGCCGGTGCCGAAGACGTCCAGTCCGACGAAAACGGTCACACCATTTATACGGCCTTCGAAGACCTCAACGAGGTTGCCAAGGCGCTTGAAGATGCGCTTGGCGAGGCGGATTCCACCAAGATCATCTGGAAGCCGCAGAACCTGACGCCTGTAGACGCTGAAAAGGCGCAGACCCTGTTCAAGCTGATCGACATGCTCGAAGACGACGACGACGTCCAGAACGTCTTTGCCAATTTCGACGTGGACGACGACACGATGGCAGCGCTGGCGTCCTGA
- a CDS encoding TIGR00282 family metallophosphoesterase: protein MRILFLGDLVGRVGRTAAIEELPQLVEDNQLDFVIVNGENSAAGFGITEAILQDVLDAGADVVTTGNHVWDQRDTLVYIERQDRLLRPLNYPAGTPGRGAHLYTARNGARVMVANVMGRVFMDALDDPFAAIDRAVNECPLGDVADAIIVDMHAEATSEKQAMAHFLDGRVSLVVGTHTHVPTADHQILENGTAYMSDAGMCGAYDSVLGMEKEEPVNRFQRKIPGARFTPASGDPTICGVAIETDDRTGLAERIAPLRIGGRLEPVVPSFWNSRSSVADR from the coding sequence ATGCGTATCTTGTTTCTGGGCGATCTTGTTGGCCGCGTCGGCCGGACCGCCGCCATTGAGGAATTGCCGCAGCTGGTGGAGGACAACCAGCTCGATTTCGTGATCGTCAACGGCGAGAACTCTGCTGCAGGGTTTGGAATTACCGAGGCCATTCTCCAGGATGTTCTGGATGCCGGGGCCGATGTTGTGACGACGGGCAACCATGTCTGGGATCAGCGCGATACGCTTGTCTACATCGAACGTCAGGACCGTCTGCTGCGGCCGTTGAACTATCCGGCTGGAACGCCGGGCCGGGGCGCGCATCTCTACACGGCCCGCAATGGTGCCAGGGTGATGGTCGCCAACGTCATGGGCCGCGTCTTCATGGATGCGCTTGATGATCCATTTGCAGCCATCGACCGCGCGGTCAATGAGTGTCCGCTTGGCGATGTCGCAGACGCGATCATCGTGGACATGCATGCCGAAGCGACCAGCGAAAAACAGGCGATGGCCCACTTTCTTGACGGCCGCGTCTCCCTTGTTGTGGGAACCCACACACACGTTCCGACCGCCGATCACCAGATCCTGGAAAACGGCACGGCCTACATGTCGGATGCCGGCATGTGCGGCGCCTATGACAGTGTGCTCGGCATGGAAAAGGAAGAGCCGGTCAACAGGTTCCAGCGCAAGATCCCGGGCGCCCGCTTCACACCGGCCTCCGGGGATCCGACCATCTGCGGCGTTGCCATCGAGACCGACGACCGGACCGGGCTTGCCGAGCGCATTGCGCCGCTCAGGATCGGCGGGCGTCTGGAGCCCGTGGTGCCGTCCTTCTGGAACAGTCGCAGCTCGGTTGCCGATCGATAA
- a CDS encoding 5-formyltetrahydrofolate cyclo-ligase, whose protein sequence is MTDLLSPADEKAALRKEVLARRTAMAVTDRIERSLMLVDHAGALPLPAGAIVSGFWPIRDEIDARPLLDRLRQLGHRLCLPVMVGPSLIFRHLDRDTELVPAGFGCMEPGPSAEELRPDVLLMPLAGFDEEGNRIGYGRAFYDNAIAGLEKNGPLLRIGLAFALQEVDRVPVEAHDKPLDGILTEDGYRAFG, encoded by the coding sequence ATGACCGACCTTCTTTCTCCAGCCGACGAAAAAGCCGCCCTGCGTAAGGAGGTGCTGGCACGACGGACTGCTATGGCCGTCACAGACCGGATCGAACGCAGTCTGATGCTGGTCGATCACGCCGGCGCATTGCCATTGCCGGCGGGCGCGATTGTCTCCGGCTTCTGGCCAATCCGGGACGAGATCGACGCCCGGCCGTTGCTCGACCGGTTGCGGCAACTGGGACACAGGCTCTGTCTGCCGGTCATGGTCGGTCCGTCCCTGATCTTTCGCCATCTGGACCGGGACACCGAGCTGGTGCCGGCCGGTTTTGGCTGCATGGAACCGGGACCGTCGGCGGAAGAGTTGCGCCCGGATGTCCTGTTGATGCCGCTTGCCGGGTTCGACGAAGAGGGCAATCGCATCGGCTACGGCCGTGCGTTTTACGACAATGCCATTGCCGGCCTTGAAAAAAACGGGCCGCTTTTGCGCATCGGCCTTGCCTTTGCGCTTCAGGAGGTTGACCGCGTGCCCGTGGAAGCGCATGACAAGCCCTTGGATGGAATCCTGACCGAAGACGGCTATCGTGCCTTCGGCTGA
- a CDS encoding cell division protein ZapA: MAQITVTINGKSFRMACDDGEEERLQGLAARFDGWINELRGAFGEIGDQRLTVMAGIMATDQVSELERQVAALQEELADAKKRQVAALDDMSQNEEELSRAVNTAAARIESLADSLSKSLKSSDIS, from the coding sequence ATGGCGCAAATCACGGTCACGATCAACGGCAAGTCTTTCCGCATGGCCTGCGACGACGGCGAAGAAGAGCGCCTGCAGGGGCTGGCGGCACGGTTTGACGGCTGGATCAACGAGCTTCGCGGCGCCTTCGGCGAGATCGGCGACCAGCGCCTGACCGTGATGGCCGGTATCATGGCCACGGATCAGGTTTCCGAGCTGGAGCGGCAGGTTGCAGCCCTTCAGGAAGAACTGGCAGACGCCAAGAAGCGGCAGGTTGCCGCTCTGGACGACATGAGCCAGAACGAGGAAGAGCTGTCGAGGGCCGTGAACACGGCGGCGGCCCGCATCGAAAGTCTGGCCGACAGCCTGTCCAAGAGCCTCAAGTCGTCCGACATCTCCTGA
- a CDS encoding DUF4164 domain-containing protein, with translation MEKTSLADAVRRLDQAVGHLETAVQRRMDADRSLNALQDDLQRLGEDRSQLAASLDESEARASRLEEANKDVSRRLVSAMETIRSVLDAHGG, from the coding sequence ATGGAAAAAACCAGCCTCGCTGACGCGGTCAGGCGCCTGGACCAGGCCGTCGGTCATCTGGAAACCGCTGTCCAGCGCCGGATGGATGCCGACCGGTCGCTGAATGCCCTGCAGGATGATCTGCAACGGCTGGGCGAGGATCGATCTCAACTTGCCGCCTCCCTTGATGAAAGCGAAGCCCGGGCGTCCCGTCTGGAAGAAGCCAACAAGGACGTCTCCCGCCGGCTGGTCTCTGCGATGGAAACCATCCGCAGCGTCCTGGATGCGCATGGGGGCTGA
- the tkt gene encoding transketolase, with protein sequence MTDLEKHQRMANAIRFLAIDAVEQAKSGHPGLPMGAADIATVLFTEFLKFDPTAPNWSDRDRFVLSAGHGSMLLYSLLYLLGYEDFSLDEIKNFRQLGARTAGHPEFGHGAGIETTTGPLGQGLGNAVGMAIAERLQADRFGADLVDHYTYVLAGDGCLMEGISQEALSLAGHLKLNKLIVIWDDNGISIDGKVDITDSTDQQARFAASGWNTLSVDGHDPDAIAAVIRQAQASDRPTLIAAKTTIGFGAPTKAGTAKVHGAPLGAEEIAGTREALNWPHEPFEVPSDILDAWRIAGLRSAQAHKDWQKRFAEADAEKRAEFERRNRGDLPAGYEAAMLDYKKKLAEDQPTMATRKASEAVLGVINEVVPETIGGSADLTGSNNTKTAQTAPITPDDFSGRYIHYGIREHGMAAAMNGIALHGGLVPYSGGFLIFSDYCRPSIRLAALMGQRVIHVMTHDSIGLGEDGPTHQPVEHFAALRAIPNLNFFRPADITETLECWQLSLENRDGPSVLALTRQNLPSLRKTYEDDNLCAKGAYVLIDSDDDAAVTIFASGSEVEIAVDAHKELTEAGVNARVVSVPSFELFEAQSDDYKAAVIGTSPVKIAIEAGIRMGWDRFIGNDGAFVGMTGFGASAPYKALYEHFGITKDAVVAAAKEKLAS encoded by the coding sequence ATGACCGATCTTGAGAAACACCAGCGCATGGCAAACGCGATCCGCTTTCTTGCCATCGATGCCGTGGAACAGGCCAAATCCGGTCACCCCGGACTGCCGATGGGCGCTGCGGATATCGCAACCGTGCTGTTCACCGAATTCCTGAAATTCGACCCGACGGCTCCGAACTGGTCCGACCGCGACCGCTTTGTCCTGTCCGCCGGTCACGGCTCCATGCTGCTTTACAGCCTGCTTTACCTGCTGGGTTACGAAGACTTCTCGCTCGACGAAATCAAGAATTTCCGCCAGCTCGGTGCCCGCACCGCCGGTCACCCTGAATTCGGCCACGGCGCCGGCATCGAAACCACGACCGGCCCTCTCGGCCAGGGCCTCGGCAATGCCGTCGGCATGGCCATCGCAGAACGGCTGCAGGCAGACCGCTTTGGCGCCGATCTGGTGGATCACTACACCTATGTGCTGGCCGGCGACGGCTGCCTCATGGAAGGCATCAGCCAGGAAGCCCTGTCTCTGGCGGGTCACCTGAAGCTGAACAAGCTCATCGTCATCTGGGACGACAACGGCATTTCCATCGACGGCAAGGTCGACATCACCGACTCCACCGACCAGCAGGCACGCTTTGCCGCTTCGGGCTGGAACACGCTCAGTGTCGACGGCCATGATCCGGACGCGATTGCCGCCGTCATCCGCCAGGCCCAGGCCAGCGACCGTCCGACTTTGATCGCGGCCAAGACCACGATTGGCTTCGGCGCGCCGACCAAGGCCGGCACCGCCAAGGTCCATGGGGCGCCGCTTGGCGCAGAGGAAATCGCCGGCACCCGCGAAGCCCTCAACTGGCCGCATGAGCCGTTCGAAGTTCCGAGCGACATTCTCGATGCCTGGCGCATCGCGGGCCTGCGCTCTGCCCAGGCACACAAGGACTGGCAGAAACGCTTCGCCGAAGCCGACGCCGAAAAGCGGGCCGAGTTCGAGCGCCGCAACCGCGGCGATCTTCCGGCAGGCTACGAAGCGGCCATGCTTGACTACAAGAAGAAGCTCGCTGAAGACCAGCCGACCATGGCGACCCGCAAGGCGTCCGAGGCCGTGCTGGGCGTGATCAACGAAGTGGTTCCGGAAACCATTGGTGGCTCAGCTGACCTAACCGGGTCCAACAACACCAAGACGGCACAGACCGCTCCGATCACGCCGGACGATTTCTCCGGCCGCTACATCCATTATGGCATTCGCGAACACGGCATGGCCGCTGCCATGAACGGTATCGCGCTGCATGGCGGTCTTGTCCCCTATTCCGGCGGCTTCCTGATCTTCTCCGACTATTGCCGGCCGTCGATCCGCCTTGCGGCCCTGATGGGACAGCGCGTCATTCATGTCATGACCCATGATTCCATCGGTCTCGGCGAAGACGGACCGACGCACCAGCCGGTCGAGCATTTCGCCGCCCTGCGCGCGATCCCGAACCTCAACTTCTTCCGCCCGGCCGATATCACCGAGACCCTCGAGTGCTGGCAGTTGTCGCTGGAAAACCGGGACGGTCCGTCGGTCCTGGCCCTGACCCGCCAGAACCTGCCGTCCCTGCGCAAGACCTACGAGGACGACAATCTGTGCGCCAAGGGCGCCTACGTGCTGATCGACAGCGACGACGACGCAGCCGTCACCATCTTCGCCTCCGGTTCGGAAGTCGAAATCGCGGTGGACGCACACAAGGAACTGACGGAAGCCGGCGTGAACGCCCGCGTCGTCTCGGTCCCGTCCTTCGAGCTCTTCGAGGCCCAGTCCGACGACTACAAGGCGGCCGTTATCGGCACCAGCCCGGTCAAGATTGCCATTGAAGCCGGCATTCGCATGGGCTGGGACCGCTTCATCGGCAATGACGGCGCCTTTGTCGGCATGACCGGATTTGGCGCCAGCGCGCCCTATAAAGCGCTCTACGAGCATTTCGGCATCACGAAGGATGCGGTTGTCGCCGCAGCCAAGGAAAAGCTCGCTTCTTAA
- the gap gene encoding type I glyceraldehyde-3-phosphate dehydrogenase has protein sequence MVTKVAINGFGRIGRNVLRAFVESGRTDIEVVAINDLGPVETNAHLLRYDSVHGRFPAEVAVDGDTISVGGGKPIKVTAVRDPKELPWGELGVEIAMECTGIFNSKEKAAAHLEAGAKRVLVSAPASGADKTIVFGVNTDALTADDLVVSNASCTTNCLAPVAYVLNEAIGIEKGFMTTIHSYTGDQPTLDTLHKDLYRARAAAMSMIPTSTGAAKAVGLVLPELNGKLDGVAIRVPTPNVSVVDFNFIAKRETTVEEINDAIRAAANGKLNGILGFTDDKLVSMDFNHDSHSSVFHCDQTKVMDGTFVRVLTWYDNEWGFSNRMADTAIAMAKLI, from the coding sequence ATGGTAACCAAGGTAGCAATCAACGGATTTGGACGCATCGGCCGCAATGTGTTGCGCGCCTTCGTCGAATCCGGCCGTACCGACATTGAAGTCGTTGCGATCAACGATCTCGGCCCGGTAGAAACCAACGCGCATCTGCTGCGCTATGACAGCGTTCACGGCCGGTTCCCGGCTGAGGTTGCCGTTGACGGCGATACTATCTCCGTGGGTGGCGGCAAACCGATCAAGGTCACCGCCGTTCGAGATCCGAAAGAATTGCCCTGGGGCGAGCTAGGTGTGGAAATCGCGATGGAATGCACCGGCATCTTCAATTCCAAGGAAAAGGCAGCCGCCCACCTGGAGGCCGGCGCCAAGCGCGTGCTCGTTTCCGCACCGGCTTCCGGTGCCGACAAGACCATCGTCTTCGGCGTTAACACCGATGCTCTGACCGCGGATGACCTGGTTGTTTCAAATGCGTCCTGCACCACCAACTGCCTGGCACCGGTCGCCTATGTCCTCAATGAAGCCATCGGCATCGAAAAGGGCTTCATGACAACGATCCATTCCTACACCGGCGACCAGCCGACCCTGGACACGCTGCACAAGGATCTTTACCGCGCCCGTGCCGCAGCCATGTCCATGATCCCGACCTCCACCGGAGCCGCCAAGGCCGTCGGCCTTGTTCTGCCCGAACTCAACGGCAAGCTCGACGGTGTCGCGATCCGCGTTCCGACGCCGAACGTTTCCGTGGTCGATTTCAACTTCATCGCCAAGCGCGAGACGACCGTTGAAGAGATCAACGACGCGATCCGGGCCGCTGCCAACGGCAAACTGAACGGCATTCTGGGCTTCACCGACGACAAGCTTGTGTCGATGGACTTCAACCATGACAGCCATTCGTCTGTTTTCCACTGCGACCAGACCAAGGTCATGGACGGCACCTTCGTGCGTGTTCTGACCTGGTACGACAACGAGTGGGGCTTCTCCAACCGCATGGCCGACACCGCCATTGCCATGGCGAAGCTGATCTGA
- a CDS encoding LysE family translocator gives MLELLTVISLTIVVAIVPGPDFAVVLRNALIGGRLAGIMTALGIALALGVHVTYALAGIGLIVSQSILLFNALKLIGAAYLVFLGVTMYRTASRDMPADGTLTGMPPLKALRWGFFTNVTNPKATMFALSVFLQVTSPETPLWTQIGYGVIMASGVFLWFVLVTMFFTLPAVRLQFMRAKLWMERSFGVLLTLFGIGIAVTTNSTRP, from the coding sequence GTGCTCGAACTTCTCACTGTCATTTCCCTGACCATTGTTGTTGCCATCGTGCCGGGCCCGGATTTCGCGGTGGTTCTGCGCAACGCGCTCATCGGCGGCCGTCTGGCCGGAATCATGACTGCGCTCGGCATTGCCCTGGCGCTTGGCGTTCACGTCACCTACGCGCTGGCCGGCATCGGCCTCATCGTGTCCCAGTCCATTCTGCTCTTTAATGCACTCAAACTGATTGGCGCCGCCTACCTGGTTTTCCTTGGCGTTACCATGTATCGCACCGCCTCCCGGGATATGCCTGCCGACGGAACCCTGACCGGCATGCCACCCCTGAAAGCGCTGCGCTGGGGCTTTTTCACAAATGTGACAAATCCGAAGGCGACAATGTTCGCGCTCAGCGTGTTCCTGCAGGTCACCTCTCCTGAAACGCCGCTTTGGACCCAGATCGGTTACGGCGTCATCATGGCCAGCGGCGTGTTTTTGTGGTTTGTGCTGGTCACGATGTTCTTCACCCTGCCGGCCGTCCGGCTTCAATTCATGCGCGCCAAACTCTGGATGGAGCGTTCCTTCGGTGTTCTGCTGACGCTCTTCGGCATCGGCATCGCCGTAACGACCAACTCGACCCGCCCCTGA
- the pgk gene encoding phosphoglycerate kinase, protein MAFKTLDDLTDIAGKRALVRVDLNVPMDGGKVTDTTRIERVLPTISELSDKGAKVILLAHFGRPKGERVADMSLAPVAPAVAALLGKPVLFADDCIGQAAEDAVLELGDGDVLLLENTRYHKGEEKNDPEFAKALAANGDIYVNDAFSAAHRAHGSTEGLAKLLPAYAGRTMQAELEALGSALGQPVRPVLAVVGGAKVSSKIDLLENLVSRVDMLVIGGGMANTFLAAKGVNVGKSLCEHDLADTANRIMKAADAANCEIVLPADAVVAREFKAGADNETVALDVIPEDGMILDVGAASIDTVNAKIDAAKTLVWNGPLGAFEIAPFDKATVAAAQHAAANTKAGKLNSVAGGGDTVAALNHAGAAEDFSYVSTAGGAFLEWLEGKELPGVKALEA, encoded by the coding sequence ATGGCTTTCAAAACTCTTGACGATCTGACTGACATTGCCGGCAAACGGGCTCTGGTCCGGGTAGACCTGAACGTCCCGATGGACGGCGGCAAGGTGACCGACACCACGCGTATCGAGCGTGTCCTGCCGACCATCAGCGAACTGTCCGACAAAGGCGCGAAGGTGATCCTGCTTGCCCATTTCGGCCGCCCAAAAGGCGAGCGGGTTGCCGACATGTCACTGGCGCCGGTCGCCCCGGCCGTTGCGGCTCTTTTGGGCAAACCGGTGCTCTTTGCCGATGACTGCATCGGTCAGGCCGCCGAGGACGCCGTTCTGGAACTTGGTGATGGTGACGTTCTGCTCCTGGAAAACACCCGCTATCACAAGGGCGAGGAAAAGAACGATCCGGAGTTCGCCAAGGCGCTGGCCGCCAATGGCGACATCTACGTCAATGACGCGTTTTCAGCGGCTCACCGGGCACATGGGTCTACCGAGGGCCTGGCAAAGCTGCTGCCGGCCTATGCAGGCCGCACCATGCAGGCCGAACTGGAAGCCCTCGGCTCGGCGCTCGGCCAGCCGGTCCGCCCCGTTCTGGCTGTCGTTGGCGGTGCAAAGGTCTCTTCAAAGATCGACCTCCTGGAAAACCTCGTCTCCAGGGTCGACATGCTGGTGATCGGTGGCGGCATGGCCAACACGTTCCTTGCCGCAAAGGGCGTCAATGTCGGCAAGTCCCTGTGTGAACATGATCTCGCCGACACAGCCAACCGGATCATGAAAGCCGCCGATGCTGCAAATTGCGAAATTGTCCTGCCTGCCGACGCTGTGGTTGCCAGGGAATTCAAGGCAGGCGCCGACAATGAAACCGTCGCGCTGGATGTCATTCCGGAAGATGGCATGATCCTCGATGTTGGCGCCGCCTCCATCGACACGGTCAACGCAAAGATTGATGCCGCAAAGACCCTGGTCTGGAATGGTCCGCTCGGTGCCTTCGAGATTGCCCCCTTCGACAAGGCGACCGTCGCCGCCGCCCAACATGCGGCCGCAAATACAAAGGCCGGCAAACTCAACTCCGTCGCCGGTGGCGGTGACACGGTGGCTGCCCTCAATCACGCAGGCGCAGCGGAGGATTTCTCCTATGTGTCAACCGCGGGCGGCGCTTTCCTGGAATGGCTGGAAGGCAAGGAACTGCCCGGCGTCAAGGCGCTCGAAGCCTGA
- a CDS encoding VOC family protein: MKRQFTNILTEEVAVTAAFYEQLLGLVPQFSSDWFVNLADPETPGLELGILNQTSDIVPARAQRAPAGVILTFVVDDCDALYERARDMKAVIIEPPRDLPYGQRRMIVRDPAGTFVDISSPVG; the protein is encoded by the coding sequence ATGAAACGCCAGTTCACCAACATCCTGACCGAAGAGGTCGCCGTCACGGCGGCCTTTTACGAGCAGCTCCTCGGGCTGGTGCCGCAGTTTTCTTCCGACTGGTTTGTCAATCTGGCCGATCCGGAAACACCGGGGCTTGAACTCGGCATCCTCAACCAGACCAGCGACATTGTCCCGGCACGCGCCCAGCGCGCGCCGGCCGGCGTCATCCTGACCTTCGTGGTGGACGATTGCGACGCTCTTTACGAGCGCGCTCGCGACATGAAGGCCGTGATTATCGAACCGCCGCGCGACCTGCCCTATGGCCAGCGCCGCATGATCGTCCGGGACCCGGCCGGAACCTTTGTCGATATCAGCTCGCCGGTCGGATAA